The genome window GACAGCTGAAAAAATAAAGTCGAACCTTGTTCTATCTGCAAACACAACGTTCTGTCAGATAGAACAAAAACAATAAGGCGAAAAGGTCTCGTCACCAGCAAGATCGGTGCTTTCCGTTCGCCCCCGTAGGAGCTGATCCTGTGAGCCTGTATGCCCCGCCTCGCGATTTGTCGACCCGCGTGTTCACCACGCTGCCCGAAGAATTCTGGAAAGACGGCGACTCCGACTGGGTACGCGCCAACAAACCAGGGCAGAAGGTCAAAAGCTTTCTCGAAGGGCCGTCCTTCGACCGGGACGGCAACCTGTACGTCACCGACATTCCCTACGGCCGCATCATGCGCATCGACCCTCAAGGCCACTGGACGTTGATCGCCGAGTACGATGGCTGGCCCAATGGTTTGAAAATCCACCGCGACGGGCGGATTTTCATCGCCGATTACAAGCAAGGGATCCTGACGCTCGCTCCGCACACCGGCGCGGTGACGCCGTTCCTCACTCACAGTCGCAGCGAAGGCTTCAAGGGTGTCAACGACCTATTCTTCGATGCCGGCGGCAAGCTGTACTTCACCGATCAGGGCCAGACCGGCCAGCAGGACCCGACCGGTCGCGTCTACGCCTATGATCTGGAAAAGCAGACCCTCACGCGTCTGATCGACAACGGCCCGAGCCCCAATGGC of Pseudomonas azotoformans contains these proteins:
- a CDS encoding SMP-30/gluconolactonase/LRE family protein, coding for MSLYAPPRDLSTRVFTTLPEEFWKDGDSDWVRANKPGQKVKSFLEGPSFDRDGNLYVTDIPYGRIMRIDPQGHWTLIAEYDGWPNGLKIHRDGRIFIADYKQGILTLAPHTGAVTPFLTHSRSEGFKGVNDLFFDAGGKLYFTDQGQTGQQDPTGRVYAYDLEKQTLTRLIDNGPSPNGLVMDLAQNALFVAMTRGNAVWRLPIQRDGGTSKAGIFTAMAGGVSGADGMALDSEGNLYVCDAGNGCVWVFDPHAVPLYRIRSCTQGRTLTNLAFGGEGNRQLFITDSSTGSILVADLPHSGQPMFSHH